AGGCAATGATCCCCGCCATGCAGGCAACCAATGCGAAGCAGGCAGCACATGATCTAAACGATTTGGTCACATTTATAGTACTCTTTGCAACTTTTAACTCTCATCATTTGTTTTTGCTCCAGAGTCTTCCGTACTTTTTGCTCTCAGGCGCATTTCGCTCATGTACTTGATATGGATAGTTGTTCGAGTCATTCCACTCGGTGACTACTCACATTTCGCGGATGACAACTCGTTCTGGTGCACATTCACTCGGTTCATTACTGGGTTTGGAGTTCGCACCGACTGACTTGTTTGATATCGTTTTCCGTCTTTGGATTGTTGCTTATCTCAATTTTAAATGGAACCTATCTAGTGATTCTTCTATTCCTCTCATAAGAAAATTGAGGGCAAACAAGAGTTGTAGTGGTTTTGTATGGGTAAGAATATTAACATGTTGCCCACCTCATTAAAAGGTGGTTTTGTAATTGTAGCATAAGAATTTAATTGTGTTTGAGGTCATTACTTGTTGTCCCTCTTGTTTACCTTAGATGGACTAGGCGGCCCGTTTCTACAGTCATTTGTTAGGCAAAAAGTCTATCTCGCACAGCCCTCGGCTGTGCGTTAGAATGTCTTGGGCTTTCTACTGGAGACTTTATATTCTGGCCTTCTTTAATGATTACTTACTCTCTTGCTCCCTGTACTGTTCATCCAGGGAATTATCTTGTTGACCTCGCAGTGGTTTTAGCTGGCTCTGTCTTTCATATCCCTCTCGCCCCCCTACAGCAGTCCTATTTTTAGTGATTCTAGGATTTGGTTTGTGGTCTTTGTTTCTGGGTGGTGGTATTTCGCTCTCTGTTCCCTGTGATTTCTGTTCCACTGTCTGTATTGTGCAATGAGGTATGTAGAGATGTGCTGTTATATATCGCTTGTGTAGAACATTTTACTATTCGGACTTGAGCTAGCTTTTGGAGGCATGATTGGGAGTACAGGTAAATGTGTGATGCCTCTGGTGTATCTGACGCTGCACTCTATAAAGAACATGAGGCATAGGCTGTGGTGATTCGGACGAGTATAATCACGACGCGTTATTATATGCTCTCGCGCCGTGTATGCACTAGTGATAAGAGTACGTCACATAGTACGAAGTGTATCGCTGCTTCATACTCTTCTACTCATCGCTTCGGAGCGCACATATGAGTAGAGGGTGAAGGCGGTGACAGAGGTTCAATCAGCAGGGAGTCTTGTCTATATTGAGCTAGGTGGATGAGACGATAAGTCGTGATATTATACTACACAGAGAGTGCAAACATGTCGAGATCGAGTAGGTTTTGTGTGATTAGTATATCTCTTGCTTCACACCACTCGCACTCGCGCGACTCATAGAGTGGTTTAAGGTTCTGTGTGTTGCTGAGTCTGACTTTGCGCTGATTACCAGAAATAACACATAGCAATGTGACGTATTCGGGGGCTGGATAAATCAAAAGTGTGGGAGGAGGTGTAAGATGTGATAGGAAAGGTGTCAAATGGGAGGGAGATGCATATGCGGCAGTAAGGGGGAGGAAAGTTGCAACTGGCGTCTGTTCTGTCAGATGATTAGAGGAGACGTGCAGTTAGTGTGGTTCCTATTGTGGTTTTATTGAATGTGGTCGTTATGGTTGTTGAATATGAGCTCTtcagttagtgtgtgtgtgggtttagCCACGGCACTGAATACAAGACACAGTGTTATAATGCTGGTAGTGATTATTTGTTTGTGGGATGGCGTCTTCTCTAATTGGGTCTAAGTCTAGTGTGTTAATCTGAGATGTAAGCTGTGTTGGGAATGCCTCAAGGTTGGCGAAGGATCGATCTTGTGCTGAGTATAGCTTCATCTGGGAGGAATCATTATTCACTCTGTTGAGGATGCGTGTGTTGTTGAGTTGATGGGTAAATTCACGAGTGCGAACTCACGCAGGTCTTAACTGTTATAACTCACTAAAGACTGTGGATGAGTTGGGGGGATGGTATCTGGAGAACAGGAGAGGTGTGGTCATCTCCATATTCATTCTGGCTGTGTTTGATCAGAGCTAGCTAGGGTATGTCTGGGATGTGTAGCTACAATGCACAATGTCCACACAGTGTAAGAATAACATATATGTGAGAGATTCATATCGTTAGGAACTTCACGTGTTTCCTGGCTCTCAAGGACTGCTCCAAGTCGATTTATAGCTATCAGCTCCTGTTGTGCATGATGACAGTGATACGACATTGATTTTTCAGCTCTATCGTGAGATTTATCGTTTGCCGATATCAGCTGGTAGTAGAATACTCATGGATCTATGATACTTTCAGTGTGTACATAGGACATGAATGCCGTTTCAGGTCTTGCTGCAACAACTTGTAGAAGTGGGGCAGGAgctactgtttgttttttcagttatAGCCATTGACTACATCCTAGTGCTTTTTTGTGGCTAGCTAAACTCAAACGCTTCTCTGATGGTAACAATGACTTCCTGCAGTCTTTACTAGCACTCGCATCAACATACTGGTAGCACTCATATTCGCAGTGATTCTTCATTGCTTAAAAACGTACAGCTGGGTGCCCTTCAGTCCTCAGTTCACCTGCTCCAGTGCAGAGTAATTGGCcctgtgttgttttggaaagAAATACACCTAAGGATTAAGGATTATTtggagtgtggctttgttggcaATAGGTAGGTTTTAACGGAAATATGTCACTCTGAGGCTAGGCTTTGAGTTCATTATTCTCAGCCCTCAGTTGATCACAGGCACTTCTTTACTCAAGTATAGACTCTAGCTATTTCTCTACACATGGTCTGTGCAAAGCACCCATGTCTCTACTGAGAATGGACTGAATACTGTATGTAAGGAAcacccattaaatgtttttcctttataaggttTCATGGTAATAATGTCTGATAGCAATAGAAACTTTGGAGAGCCTGCTCCAGACACTCAGAGGTATGCCAAAAATCCTACAAATAACGTGAGGACTAGACTTTTTTCTATTGAGGGATAGGAAACAAGCTCACATTCTGATGACAACTTTTCTTTTAGTTGATCTTTGAAAAAATCTCTCTGTCAAACAAGATAAGACAAATATGAATTACATCTCTCTCACAAACAAATTCCTCCAAGTAACATCTCTTTCCACCAGCCATTTATTCTGCACACAGCTACTTCGCTTCACATGCTTCTTCTACATTCTCCACTCTGTCTCTCTTTACATCTGTCTCTCATATAACTGCATCTCTTGTTTCATACTTCTTCTTACATCCTCATCATGCACTTCTCCCTCTCTGTAAAATCAGGTACATCTCTCTTTCAACTCTGGACATTTATTTGTTAAACATTTTTTCAGGGGTCTTGGTACCCATTTTTCATGAAAAGTAATCAAACTGTTTTCACTGGCTAGAGAGGTCATGCCAACTGGGCATGGTGAGTAAAGTAAGCACGTAGATCTGAGTGGTAGGGTTCTCAAACAGaaagtgacattgaaattcaggagttaaaaataaacattagttattggctgaaccttgagtggttaGGGCTATGTACAGAAAGTTCAATTTACTTTAGGGGTTATTTTAAATGTTGTCAAGCCAGACTTTGGTTTAAACAACACGTGGGAATTTGTCTTGTGTATTCTCTCCAGCGGCAGCTAGTGTTTTGAATTTGCTCTAaaatctaaaattagctgtctttgtgactgagaatactgttttccttttcaattagAAAATAACtagtattttatttctattatcaaaattatacatttaGCAGAAATCATCCTACATCATATCAAGCTGTATGTTGTGTCCAAACACAAGTGGGGAAATTTCATAGTGTTTTAGGAAGAAATGTAGTGGCCAggtgaaaaaaatcagagaaagcaACAGTCTTTACAGTCAGTACCTACAGCTTTGATAGTGTGGGGTCCTAGAGAATTACTAGTGGTGCTGGTGAACGCTTGTCATGCTGTATATTCTGACCTCTTAAAGCATGCTACAGCAGTCTCCCAGCAAACTAATGAAGAGAGCCTAATGAAGaactctggaacacagcttctgtgtctgACTCTGGGAACACtgccagaagatttcacctcagtgatgctggtcttttTCTAAATCACTGCAAATTTTCAGCTCCAGTTAACAGCATCAGTGTCCCAATAAGGCAAAGGTTTATTTCAGTGGTTTGGTTCTTGTTATCACAGTAGATTTTTCAGCTCCAGTGGACCAGAGAGCATAGATCACACAAAAGGTCTGGTAGAGTCTTTACTTCTTCTGATGTCgacagccaggcctccatcttctgcatagtctcatatttcttatcttccaagctcctcaCAGAACAGTTCCGCTGAGCTTCACACTCATGGTTTCCTCACAAAAGTTCAAAAGTCCTTTCACGGTCTTTCCaaaacacatggtcaggtctgtaaGCAATACTCCTCAtactggtaccaacttgtcttaatttaggtttctattgctgtaaaaaaaaaacaccacagctAAAAagaagttgaggaggaaagggttcattggcttatacttccatatgcACTGAAGGAAccgggcaggaactcaaacagggcaggaactggagacaggaactgatgcagaggccatgagaggggtgctgcttactgcttgctccccatgacttgctcagccttcttttcttatagaacccaggaccaccagtcagGGATGGTAcacccacagagggctgggcccctctgtcaatcactaattaagaaaatgccctacagacttgtctacagctggatcttattgAGGCATTTCCTTACCTGTggttcctcctctcagataactaacttatgtcaagttgacataaaactagccagcacacattgGATTACAGGTGCTTAACATTCTCCCTACCTTTCTgtatgtttttaagttttcttaaatttttgttattgttttgttttggtgtgagttgttgttgttgttttggttttttgggacagggtctcactatacaacagctttggctgtcctggaattagctctatagaccaagcaggtctcaaacacacagatctacctgtctctgcctcctgagtgctgggattaaatgtgtgcaccaccatccacCAGGCAAgtcttttgaattaaaatatatattatataatatactatatatatatatatatatgcttgagTCTTTTGCCTAATATATAGAATGTGAACCAAGCATGAGCCTCATGTTCATTGAAGTCAGAAGAACATACTGTCTTCTCTCgatctgaagttacagatggctgtgagcctccaaATGAGTGCTAGTATTGATTGAAGTCTTCTGCAAAGCAGCACATTATCTTAACTGTTGAACCCAACTTtacactctgattttttttctaattcaacATTTCTTTGCTAATGTTTTTTGAGAACGTTTTATAAGTCAGTCAGTAacttattaaaatttcatttattcatagaAATATCATATTACAGTTTAAACTGGGCAACTCTAGTTTTCTGGAAGACCAGTATGGAAGTGGAATAAATTTTTAAGTCTCTGGAGGAATTTTGATTGGGCCCCTGAgtggttttttcctttgtttgtttattttttgtttgtttgtttgttagagacagactttcactatgtagctctgtctgtcttttaaaatctctacatagaccagactggcctcaaaatcacagcgATTCAcctgtccctgtctccagagTTTTGGAATTAAatgttgtgcaccaccatgcacatccttgttcatttcttttttgaagttaGGAAATTTGATACAATTTTGCTGATGTATACTCAGTAGCATTGCTCTGTTTGTATGTCTTTCTTATTATGTTATTAGTCATTTCTCTTGCCATGTCATAACCTATTCAGTGGACACACAATTGAGAGGCAtgatcttcctttcctctttccttctacaATGACTTGGTGACTGCATTTGAAATTCTGTGACATGGAATAAATGTATGGAGCACATAGAATCATGTAAATGTATTCTCAATGAAGTATATTTGTACAGTTCAGTCAGTCTCACCATTTCTATTACATACATATGTGGGATACTTTAGGATACAATGACCTATGAGGATGTGCATGTGAACTTCACTCCtgaagagtgggctttgctgAATCCTTCCCAGAAGAGTCTCTATGAAGAAATGATGCTGGAAACCTGCAGGAACCTCACTGCTATAGGTAGGAATGCTAGATTTTTGTCATGTTTTACAAAGGGGACAAGTATTTCTTGATCTTTGATACTCTCGGGGGATTTCAGGTGTGATAAAGGAAGAATGTGGTGAATAAGTCAGGGATGGTTCTCAGGTTCAACAAAGATAGTGACTTAAATTTTGCATTATTTCCTATAATATATCATACATTTTGTGGTACTGTATTTTAGGCTACAAATGGGAAGACCAGAATATCGAAGAACATCGACCAAGTTCTAGAAGACATGAAAGGTAATTTTCATATACAAGCTGATACATCTGTATCTCTGAAGAAATTTTAATGTGCCCTGAAGCTTTAAGGAATGGCAACACTGTAAATAAGCACAGGTTTATGATGATTATTAAATACCACAAAACAATGTACCTCAGTGTCAGGTAGGTGATCCATGTATCCAAGGCATTTCTTTaagaaagaagacaatgaaaCAAGTTAACACGTGACACTATTTTAATGATAGCCCCATGAGATCCATTTTGGACTGTTCATCCCTTTATTTTCATACCATTTATATAGGCATATACATTGATTAGGGGGATCAGTGTCTGTCCAAGATCTTGTATATGCAAATAGTCCATAGTAAagttagtgttgctcatatactTATAAAAACTTACCATAGTTTATTGAGAGGGGCAATTTATGAGAGTCCAGAAGGTTGTCATGGTGGAGAAACCTTAATCTCTATACCACATCTCTATGAGGAACAAAAAGTTAGATTGTGTGAATGCAATGTGAAAACCTTTTCTTTGTTATTCTTCCTTTAATAGGTATCTCATCTGTCCTTCTGGCTACAAACCATTTGAACATAAGGGATATGGGAAGAAGCAATGTACCCCTCTCTCTCCTACAACAGTTAGAAGATATGTCGGAGTGCCCACTATGAGTAGACTTGGTGAATGTGATACAAGTTTACAATTAATTGGTTTTCCAACTACACTGGGAATACATCAACAAACTCACACTGGAAAAAAGCCTTATGATTACAGGAATGTGGGAATTCTTCTGTCTGTACTGGTTCACTTTGCAAATGTAGTGTGACTCACAGTATAGAAAAATGTTATGCATGCAATCAGTGTGGTAAAAACTCTGAATTCTTCCAGTTCTGTTCAGAAATGTGAAAAAACTTatatggaaagaggaagtgataaatGTGAATCATCTACTAATGGCTTTAACCATCACAGGAATctttaaacacacaaaagaaccaTAATGAAGAGGATCTGTATGAATATAATCAACATGATAAATTCTTTAGATCTGATTCCTCTTTACAATTACACCAAAGAACTCATGTGGAAATAGAACCCTATCAATATAATCAAGGTGCAAAAGACTTTGCACATTTTACTGGTCTCCAGTATCCTGAAAATATTCATACTGCGACAAACCCTATgtatgtaatcaatgtggtaaaacctttgcaAATCACCATTATcttaaaatacatgaaagaattcatactggagagaaaccctgtatatgtaatcagtgtggtaaagcttttgtACATTTAACTAGTCttcaaaatcatgaaaaaacTCATGCtggggagaaaccctatgaatgcagtCAATGTGGTAAGGCCTTTGTATGTCACAGTAATCTTAAGatacatgaaagaagtcatactggagacAAACACTATGTGTGTAATCAATGTGGTACAGCCTTTGTAACTCGCTGTAAACTTCAAATGCATGAAGTACTCATACAGGAGTGAAACTCTAtggatgtaatcaatgtgataaagcctttgcacaatTCAGCGTGCTTCTAAAACATTCCAAAagccatactggagagaaaccctatgaatgcagtcaatgtggtaaagccttttcaaACCACAGTAATCTTAAGACTCATAAAAGAAGTCATACAGGAGACACACCctttgaatgtaatcaatgtggtaaagcctttgcacatttCAGTCGTCTTCAAAAACATTACAAAACCCATACTGAAGAGAAacatatgaatgtaatcaatgtggtaaaacctttaGAAGTCACAGTTATGTTCAAacacatcaaagaattcatactggagagaagccctatgcatgtaatcagtgtggtaaagcctttgtaagTCGCAGAAATCTTAAGATACATGGAAGAATTCATACTGTAGAAAAGCCCTATATATGtgatcaatgtggtaaagcctttgcacattcCACTAGTCTTCGAAGTCATgaaaaaattcatactggagaaaaaccctatgaatgtaatcaatgtgggaaagcctttctTTGTCgcagtaatcttcaaacacatgaaagaagtcatactggagacaaaccctatgaatgtattcaatgtggtaaagcttttgtaAGTCACCGTAATCCTCAAATGCATGAAAGTACTCATACAGGAGTAAAACcgtatgaatgtaatcaatgtgacaAAGTCTTTGCACATATTATttatcttcaaaggcatgaaagaagtcatactggagaTAAACCatttgaatgtaatcagtgtgggaaAGGCTTTTCACAATTCTATTGTcttcaaaaacatttcaaaaaccatgctggagagaaaccctatgcatgcagtcaatgtggtaaagcctttgcaagtagcagtaatcttcaaacacataaaagaactcacactggagagaagccctatgaatgtaatcaatgtggtaaagcctttgtaagTCATCgtaatcttcaaatacatgaaaCTACTCATACAGGAGTAAAACCCTAtggatgtaatcaatgtggtaaagcctttgcacataacatttatcttcaaaggcatgaaagaaatCATACTGGAGACAAACTATGAATATATTCAATGTGACTTGTCTTTGCaagtcacagaagccttcaaaaACATGAAAGGtgtcatactggagaaaaacccaaTGAATGTAATTGATGCAGTAAAACTTTGTAAGTCAGTGTAATCTTCACACATCAAAGAAGTAATAGTaaagagaaaccctacaaatgtcaATGTGATAATGCCTCTTTATGTTACAGTCTTCTTCAAAGGCATGACAGGATTACTCCTGGAGAGAAACACCATGAATCTAGTAAATTCAGTAAAGCTttgcacaccacacacagtgttctcactgagctgtctcactggtgCTCAAGTAAGATTAGTAGAAACATTCTATCAGTCAAATATTGTCTTTTGTTCAAATTGTAAACAAATTGTCATCCAAGGATAGAGAAGCACAGaataatttgaataataaaaCTTATTTGAAGTATCAGCTTCACTTATTGCAAATGAAAATAGTATTTATTCTGccatccagtttttttttttttttttcaattgtgttAGTTTATTCTAAGGACTAAATGCTTGTTCCTAACACtttctcagaaacacaaatgaatgaCAGGGAATTGTCTCAGTGTATAAAAGTGATTGCTGctaaggctgatgacctgagttcagtctctaggaTACACACATTACTCATACCAGTTTTTCTCTGATTACTACACTTAGGCTGTggcatatgcacaccacacacctgcatacatgaaTATCTTTGAAATTAAAGTAAGGAATTAGTGAGTCACTTACCTGcttaaggcacttgctgccaaacttgaTTACCTCAGTTTGATCTCTAGTACTgacaaagaagaaatagagaatacacacctgtaagttgtcctctgcctgtcACATCCACAACATGGCACAGGTGTTACATACTGGTAAAAATTTCTAAAGAGATGAAattaacaaagcaaagaaaataaccaaaatattgAGAACATAGGAAATGATTTTTCCAATTGAAATTAATACATTATTGCATTCCATGATATGTCACTCTTCAATAAAATAGACGGTTTATGATTAAGTCTTACATTATTTGTCTCTGATTCAAAGATAGGtcattttataaacatatttcaAATGGATGTAGTAGTGCATTTTGGATACAGGCTAATGGATCTTGCTGAGTTTGAGACTATCATGGTCCACATAATGAGATCCTGAATACTCATGGCCAtatattgagatcctgtctcaaaaaaccaaaaagaaaatttaagtaactATAACATATCACATTATAGAGTTTTCCTAACTTAATCTGGCTTCAACTCTACTCAACTTAACCCTTCATTGTCTTCACTCATGTCACAAGAACTATATTAAGAATGACAATAAGAAGCAATGTGCAGAGTCCATTCTCAGAAATAAAGAAACCCATTGAGTCCTTCAATGACCGGGTAGAGGGATTTTCATTACCTCCAAGTGAGAGAAGATAGAAGGAGTCATGGACGTCTTCATCTTCTGAATTATAATGACATATTTGTCTCAGTACTTCTGCTGTAAGACACCCATGTttagttcctggaacccacatcagATGGCACAGAACTACTTGtattccagctctaggagatctgatgcatTTGTCTGGCTTCCTTGTATGCCAGATATGCAAATGGTGTAAAGACATAaacactttatatatttttatataataaatttttcaattataaaaataaaaacttgaaagctttttaaaaatatggagtcATATATAAAGATATGGTTTAAATACATGTGTGtttaacagagaaagaaactacATATTATAAAAAAGGGCTTTCTTATGTctttttttacaaatttaaataaaaataatttaatttaggtATATTGTCAGAACAGGGTCCTGGAATGGAATCATGTAAGGAGATTTCTGAATGCTTGGGAGAACAATCCCAAGAATACAAGAGTCTTATGTCCACACTTTCCTCCAAACACAAAATAGTTCTTAGAAATTTTTTTATGCTCCACCCAGGTGAAGCAGATaagagtgagtttacttcagattactcaATAATTCTTGTtgttattcaattaaatgtttaaactatTCTTTATATGCCTGTATGGAAAAAcctgttttctgtgtctggcttgtccTTGTCATTGTATACAGTTTGAAGTCATGAAAACCTTATTAATATGACCTtgttaaccctcagagtataaagtGTTGAGCCATGAATAAAGTTGTCTATGATGTGTGACTTTTGTCTGCCTCATTTATCAGCTCTGTTCTTCCAGATCCCCCTCTAGAATGGTGAAAAGTTGCACCTGAGCAGGGACTAGGTCAGCTACAAAAGAAGAGAGTGGGGACCCTCACATAAGGAGGTGACAATAGGGGAGAAACCAGGGAAGGCTTTTATTTCCTCAAGTTTGTAAATTATTTAATGTAATTGGTGTTTTCTCATGGGTGTttggtcccttggaactggagttacttgtagacagttgtgagctgccatctgggtgttgggaattgaacccaggttctctgcaagagtagtcagtgctctaaccactgagccatctctccagcccttgtgaaccattttttaaagaaaagagaagcacAAGCAGCAGTATCACAACTGTTCAACTGTCTGCAAGATGCTTATGGTTAAAGTCTCTAGCTTCCAGAAGAAGGAACCTTAGATGAAATATGGGACAGAGtccaaaataatattaaaaaggaacatgaactagaaaaaaaaccttCTTTCAGGCTCCTATTATTCAATATGGATAATAACCTGTTACTCACTTCCAAAGAGGAAGAGCTACAATTCATATAAGACATGACTCGGGACATGCTATTTTAAAATGGGCTCATTATTACACTAAAAAGGTACAAAGTGTGCAAAGTTTGGGAAAACTGGTTGCTAGAACAACttttaaatcacaaaaaaaaaaagttcatagaCAAGacaatttaaaacacaaagtTAACTTTTACAAATTATTAGGGAGTATTTAATTGGATACATCCTGCTTTAGGAATGTCCAATTATGCACTAACAATACTATTTAAAGCTCTAGAAGGGCCattggtggtgacacatgcctttaatcccagcacttgggagccagaggcaggtggatctctgtgagttccatgccagcctggtctacagagcgagttccaggatagactccaaaagctacacagagaaagcctgtcttgaggaagaaaaaaaaaaactctagaagGTTTCCTTGCACAGTCCTCACATATTATCTCCTGAGGCAAGAAAACAGCGAGAGCTATTTGAATCCAGAGTAGAAGAGGCATTTTTGTGTCATGAGAATTCTTTGCTGCCTATATTGGCTGGTTTCCTGTCAAcctggcacaagctagagtcatcagagaggaaggagcctctcAGTCAAGGAAAtgtctcaagatccagctgtaaagcattCTCTaatttagtgatcagtgggggaggactcagcccatggtgggtggtgccatccctaggctagtggtcctggattctataagaaggtgggctgagcaagccaggggaagcaagccagtatgcagcacccctccatagcctctgcatcagctcctgttttGAGGacatgtcctgacttccttcaatgatgaacagcaatgctgaagtataagctttataaaccctttcctccccaacttgctctttggtcatggtatttcattgcagcaatagaaaccctaagacactgccTTTGAACTTATTTATTTTCCTCACTAACTTGTCTCCTTATAGTTATTATAAACACCAGAAAATAAACCTCTGGAATGAAAATATTTACACCATAATGGTCAGAAAATACTAACTGCTCTCCTTACTCTTTTGCTGTGTTATATTACCTCTAACATCAGTGTTTGAGAGTGTTACACAATTCTAtggattttcaaattttatttgtagATTACCATGAAGGGTAGGAAATTATTATCCATCTGGCCAGTAATTAGATTTTCTCCTAAGAACTGAATTTGTGACTACAAAAATTGTCCACTTTCTCCCATTCCACAggcagaaatttattttattgatggcTCATCTAATGATACAGGAAGGATTCATGGTCCTAATACTCATCAATTTATTAATACTTCTCTTTCCTGAGCTCAACAGGTGAAACTGGTGTTTTGATTCATCAGTTATGGTTAATTCATTAACCCTTAATTACCGTCTCAGATTTACTTATGTAGTTGGATTGTTTCCAGCAATAGAAACTGCTTTAGTTTTGTCTTCACATCCTGTTATGCTCCCATCACT
This genomic window from Peromyscus leucopus breed LL Stock unplaced genomic scaffold, UCI_PerLeu_2.1 scaffold_1567, whole genome shotgun sequence contains:
- the LOC114689195 gene encoding zinc finger protein 431-like gives rise to the protein MTYEDVHVNFTPEEWALLNPSQKSLYEEMMLETCRNLTAIGYKWEDQNIEEHRPSSRRHERYLICPSGYKPFEHKGYGKKQCTPLSPTTVRRYVGVPTMSRLGECDTSLQLIGFPTTLGIHQQTHTGKKPYDYRNVGILLSVLVHFANVV